Proteins encoded together in one Branchiostoma lanceolatum isolate klBraLanc5 chromosome 11, klBraLanc5.hap2, whole genome shotgun sequence window:
- the LOC136445448 gene encoding bone morphogenetic protein 2-like yields the protein MLCRWLIFLTCLSTSLSVAATECCGKGAKNRRARAPRATSPEESLRDARLLAIQKVILKQLGYRRPPNVTRSQVTEAEKRKMLRLYEMSVEETSESRESVEHQEELSTAKTFHSFPVTGGPPHQVSADDWEDGLHRVRLYFQLDFPQTHHRHRHLRVANAKLKLFKSEIFPENLVKSTDGLVTLSFYQLLEPPRIGKTTLKRLIESRMTSVLQTGWEKIDVTATVQSWMTSPEKNYGIEVVCEHEPLDDVITFYGTNREGDYEVRGLSETDDLDVLVPRLIVLTQEVRSPLRERRSSEAEDCQVGDGETRCCRYPLYVNFTEIGWGDWIVAPEGFNAFYCNGACPYRYKSANTHSLIKSTLHHLNPASPQPCCVAKRLSPLSVLNYDDSEPPQLVVTPLNDIVVDQCACT from the exons ATGTTGTGTAGATGGTTGATTTTTCTGACGTGTTTGTCCACGTCTTTGTCCGTGGCGGCAACGGAGTGCTGTGGTAAGGGAGCGAAGAACAGGAGGGCTCGGGCACCCCGCGCGACGTCCCCCGAGGAAAGCCTTCGAGATGCCCGCTTGTTGGCCATCCAGAAAGTCATCTTAAAACAGCTGGGCTACCGCCGGCCCCCCAACGTCACTCGTTCCCAGGTGACCGAAGCGGAGAAGAGGAAGATGCTAAGACTTTACGAGATGAGTGTTGAGGAGACGTCTGAGTCGAGAGAAAGTGTTGAACACCAGGAGGAGCTATCCACAGCCAAGACGTTCCACAGTTTCCCTGTCACAG GTGGGCCCCCGCATCAGGTGTCCGCAGACGACTGGGAGGACGGCCTGCACAGAGTTCGCCTCTACTTCCAGCTGGACTTTCCGCAGACCCACCACAGACACAGGCACCTACGGGTGGCCAACGCAAAGTTGAAACTCTTCAAGTCGGAAATATTTCCAGAAAACTTAGTCAAAAGCACGGACGGACTGGTAACGCTCAGTTTTTATCAACTATTGGAACCTCCAAGGATAGGGAAAACGACGTTAAAACGTCTGATCGAGTCGCGCATGACGTCAGTGTTGCAAACGGGGTGGGAGAAAATAGACGTAACAGCCACCGTACAGAGTTGGATGACGTCACCCGAAAAGAACTATGGGATCGAAGTGGTGTGCGAGCACGAGCCGCTGGATGACGTCATAACATTTTACGGGACGAACAGAGAAGGTGACTACGAGGTCAGAGGACTTTCTGAGACGGACGATCTAGACGTCTTGGTGCCAAGACTTATTGTCTTGACCCAAGAAGTCAGATCACCGCTGCGGGAAAGACGCAGTTCTGAGGCAGAAGACTGTCAGGTG GGTGACGGGGAGACGCGCTGCTGCCGCTACCCTTTGTACGTGAACTTCACAGAGATCGGCTGGGGGGACTGGATAGTGGCACCGGAGGGCTTCAACGCCTTCTACTGCAACGGGGCCTGTCCTTATAG ATACAAGTCGGCCAACACACACTCGCTGATCAAGTCCACGCTTCACCACCTCAACCCCGCTTCTCCACAGCCGTGCTGCGTGGCAAAGAGACTCAGTCCGCTCTCAGTCCTGAACTACGACGACTCCGAACCGCCACAACTCGTGGTCACCCCGCTAAATGACATTGTAGTAGATCAGTGTGCGTGTACGTAA